The Perognathus longimembris pacificus isolate PPM17 chromosome 3, ASM2315922v1, whole genome shotgun sequence nucleotide sequence atcatggttcaaagccagcctggggcaggaaagtctgagagactcttatcttcaattagaaCTGGAAAATTAGCAAATGTAATTCCAGGGTGCGGAAGTGGACTCGTGGCGCGCCCTTATCGTCCACAAagtcaatcccccccccccccccccccccaccgcgagCCGGGCCTTTGGCCTCGATGGCAGGCCGGCCGCGACACGAAGCCCAAACGGCCCTGGCCCAGGCCCACTTCGACAAGGGAGAGTTTGCCGAGGCCGAAGCGCTGTACTCGGCCTACATCTTCCAGTGCGCAAGCGCGGCACCCGCCAGTGACGGGGGTCGCGGGAGCTTGTTTTTTTCAGAGCGTGTTACAAGCTATGAAGGTTGACAGCGCCCAGAAGAGAATGAAAGTGGAAACGAGAGGAATTTGGTAACGCCATGTTTTTAATGTGAACTTTTATGTTTAAAGCAAACGCAGCCCCGAGGATTTGGCTACTGCGTATAACAACAGGGGCCAAATCAAGTACTTCAGGGTTGACTTTTATGAAGCCATGGGTGATTACACAGCTGCCATAGGAGTGCAACCCAATTTTGAAGTTCCGTATTACAACAGAGGGCTGATACTCTATAGGCTGGGATATTTTGATGATGCTTTGGAAGATTTTAAGAAGGTACTAGAATTAAATCCTGaatttcaaggggctggggatatggcctagtggcaagagtgcttgcctcgtacacatgaggccctgggttcaagtccccagcaccacatatacagaaaatggccagaagtggtgctgtggctcaagaggtagagtgctagccttgagcaaaaagaagccagggacagtgctcaggccctgagtccaagccccaggactggccaaaaaaaaaaaaaaaaaaaaaaatcctggatttCAAGATGCTGCTTTGAGTTTAAAacagactatcctagacaaagaagaaaaacagagaagaaatatggaaaataattatTGAAATTTTTAACTTAATTGAAATATTAACTCATGGTCCTTATACTGATTGagctattttaatttatatttaacatAAAGGAATTCATGAACTAGCATTAAGGTTAAATAATACATTTAAGGTTGTTAATTTCAGGTTGAGAAATTATGTCAAATACTTTGCCTCTTATAAAGTATAAGTAAATCATATTAATGTATAAACCTATATTATTACAGTAAAAtacctcaagcaaacaaaaaaaattagaactggaagtggcacaaagtggtagagcactagcctgagcagaaaagctcagggacagcgcctagacccctgaattcaagccccaggaccaacaaaaaaacaaaataacaaaaaaagagctgGCTGCCCGACCTGGCTGTGAGCTgggctcctcaaatctcagcctccagagtagctaagattataggcatgagccacaagtgccctgcAGAGATTCTTATCCCTAATCAACTCccacataaaagccagaagtgaagctttggctcaagtggcagtgtgatagctttgagcacaaaacgcTCAGGCACAGCAAACACTAGACCTGTCACAATCCAAATACAAAataaggccaggtgccagtggctcacatctgtaatcctagctgaggatcacagctcaaagccagctggagcaagaaagtccatgagactctttatctccaataaatcaccagaaaactagagtgGCACTATTGCTTAAAGTAgttgactgctagccttgaacaaaaaaagctcagggtcagtgcccaggccctgagttcaagcctcatgacctaaataaataaataaataaaatggataaacaaatGAGTGTAAGTAAAAATTACCATACAATGGCTAGGGTGTAGCTCACTGATATAGCACTTTggcatgtgtgaggtcctggtTTCCACTTCTAGCactatcaaacataaaaataaagaatagaaaagaagctTGTATGTAATGGCAATGATACACCCATTTTGCcgggaaggaaactgaggcctggagaccAGCTGTGACTCCCCCAGATGTTCCAGCCCCTCAGGGAGGGCTGACTGGAACACCTGGCTAAAAAGCCTGAGTCTCCCTGCATCTCTGTTGTGGTTGCCCTGGAAACTGCAGCCAATGGAGGCTCCTATGCAAATAAACCTTGGCAGCCAAGGTACTTACAATATGCAAATGAACCCTGACAGACAATGGGCATGTAGTATGCAAATGAGCACTGGCAGCCAATGGAGCACTGCCCACGCTAATGGGCTCTGGTGGCAGTAAATGGCCAGGCACATGCAAATGAGCCCCAAGGCTGGCGGTGGGTTACCTCAGTGGGAAACTTCTCCTGGGGTTTGGCAGTTACCCACAAACTGAGCCAAAAACAAAGCCGCAGCAGGTGTGTGAGccgttggtgggggaggggagtctgaggcaggaccaggaccgctgcccccccccaggcctgccctACAATCTGACACTTGGGGGTTAGTCTCCCCAATATGCAGTCCTGAGCCATGGGCTTTGCAAAAAGGATGTGGATAGCTAGGAAAGGCCATGTTAGTGGGGAGTCCTTTTGAGTTCACCTATTTGCTCGAAATCCACAGCTATCAAACACCCTGTGGGATGTGTAAGGCTGATTCCCGTCCTACTTTAACAGGGGCAGAGGTCACTGCAATCACCCTTGACCCACCGGAAATGGCTGGTTGCATTGCCCTTTGTTCTCCACTCAAATTTGAGCCAAAATGATCAGACTTTGAGCCTTAGTGTGTAGGTGTCCCCATCACCACTTGCCTTTTATTAAAATTCATCACcagagctgggagtgtggcttagtggtagagcgcttgcctaacatgcttgaagccctgggttcaattcctcagcaccacatacacaaaaaaggccagaagtggcactgtagctcaagtggtagagtgctagccttgagcaaaaagaagccagggacagtgctcaggcccttagttcaagccccaggattggcaagaaaaaaaaaatcatcatccaCATGGAAAACTGTGTttcccccccgcacccccaccccgtgagttgtggggcttgaactcagggcttggaggctgccactgagcttttttgctcaaatctagcactctactgatttcagccacagcgccacttctggtttttgagtggttaattggaaataaaagtcttaaggGGACTTTTCAagggggctggctgtgaacccagattctcagatgtcagcctcctgaataggtaggactaTAGGTGTTAGCTATTGTCACCCAGAAGGagctgagatttatttatttatttatttatttatttatttattcattcattcattcatttgcaggtcctgggacttaaactccgggcctgagcactgtccctgagcttcttttgctcaaggttagcactctgccacttgagccacagcaccacttctggctttttctgtgtatgtggtggtgaggaattgaacccaaggcttcatgcatgctaggcaagcactctaccactaaaccacatttctagcccctatttatttgtttgtttgtttatatttattgccagtcttggggcttgggactcaaggcctgagcactgtccctggcttctttttgctcaaggttagcactctaccacttgagccacagcaccacttctggctttttccgtgtattggtgctgaggaatcaaacccagagcttcttgcaagctaggcaagcactctactgctaaagcACGTTCCTGGCCCTCTATTTATTTTtgacctagcatgcacaaggctctgggctcaattcccagcaccagggaaaagatacacacacacacacacacacacacacacacacacacacacacacagaatccaagTTGGCAGTATGGCTCAGTAATAATGCAGGCTTAGCATAagtaaggccctggatttgataccTAGCACTCAAAAATAAcagattctgttttgtttgtttctattagAATATGAGGAAAGTTCTACAGATAATGCAACAAAGATGGGAAATGAATGAGGGGTAGGAAGGGAAAAGAGACATACAAGTATTGGGGGAATTATGAACAGAGAAAACAAGGCATAAGGAACATATGACTTGTGCTAAGGTCCTGAGGTGGAAAGGAGATGGAAGGAAGCAGGT carries:
- the LOC125347679 gene encoding tetratricopeptide repeat protein 32-like; translation: MAGRPRHEAQTALAQAHFDKGEFAEAEALYSAYIFHKRSPEDLATAYNNRGQIKYFRVDFYEAMGDYTAAIGVQPNFEVPYYNRGLILYRLGYFDDALEDFKKLSNTLWDV